The genome window TATAGCCCGCCCTTTTTGGACGGGCTATAAGAGCCCATCCCACAACAGTCATGAAAAGTGGATTTTATTTAATTCTCATCCCTAAGAAATTCCTCGCAATTTCCGCGTATTTTTCACTAAACTCCGAGCAAATTCGTCGAACCTTTCAGACAGTTTTTCATCCAACAATTTACCGTCGGGACTAAAAGCTTTCCAAGCTTGTCCGATCGCAATTTGTTCGGGAATTACCCAAGCGTGCACCCATCTCAAAATGGTTCGCAAATCGTTGAGTGCGTTGCTGTTAACTTGCCCTCCCAAAACGCTAATCGCACCCGCAACTTTCCCGTCCAAATGCTCAAAACTCATCAAATCCAGGGCATTCTTGAGAGCACCGCTGACGCTACCGTGATACTCCGGCGTTGCCAAAATCAAGCCGTCGGCTTGCTTAACCGCATTTCGCAGCTTTTCCACATCCGGGTAATCGAGATAATCATTCTCACCGTCGCAAAAGGGCAGCTTGAGCGATCGCAAATCGAATATTTCAACTTCAGCGCCCAAGGCCTCGGCCCGTTCTGCTGCTACCTTCAACGCTAACTGGCTGTAGGAGCCAGTCCGCAAACTTCCACCAATGCCGACAATTTTTACCATAAAGCTTAAAAACAATAACTGCTCGACTAAAGCGTACTCATTACGACTATGACTAACATAGCAAGTTCGATCGGCAACTGTCAATCGATTTTAGATTTTAGATTGTAGATTTTAGATTTACGGAGGGAGCCCAGCAACGGGGTTTTTTGAGCAAAATCCATCGATTTGAGATTTTAGATTTAGGGACGTGGCCGAGAAACCGGGTTTTTGCAAAAATTCTTTGTAAAAGCCACATATTTGGGGAAAAACCCGGTTTCTGAGTCGCAGTGCGTAAGTTCAAGAACGGGCCCGAGAAACCGGGTTTTTTGAGCAAAATCCTTGGTTATAGCCCGCAGATTAGGTAAAAAACCCGGTTTCTTGAGGAGCCGTGGATTCAAAACCCCCCTCTTGAGGCGTTTCTTCAGATGCCCGCGAGAGATAAACCCATTCAACACCCGCCCTCTTGTTAAAATAAATGAACGTAGCAAACCAAAAGCGGTCAATCTTGGCAGTCTTCAACCTTCGGCAAAGCAATATGAAAAATTCTTGGAAACACGCATGGCTGGGGCATCTAGCTGTAAACAAAGACAAGTCGAGCCAGAATCCTAAAAAATCAATTCCAGGACGGAATCTTTGGCGCATCCTGGGCAGTTTGGTGATTTCTCAAGGAATATTGCTCTCGACCCCGGTGTTTGCCGAAAGCGCGCCAAACACCATGAGTTACAGCCAACTGATCGACAACATAGAAAAAGGGCAAGTCAGTAGAATCGAAGTAGACGAAACTCAAAAAATTGCCAAGGTTAGGCTAAAAAATCAAAAAAGCGATCAAACCCAATCAGTTAGTCTGTTCGATTACAACAACCGAGAACTGTACTCGCAAATCCGCGCCAAAAAGATTGACTTTGAAGTCAAACAAACAGCCGACAACGCCGCCGCAGTCAGTTTAGTAGTAAACTTGCTAGTGATTTTTGCAGTGTTGGCAGTGCTGATGGCAATCCTGCGCCGATCGACCCAATCTCAAGGAAATGCCATGAACTTCGGCAAATCCAGAGCCCGTTTCCAAATGGAAGCCAAAACCGGCGTGATGTTCGACGACGTAGCAGGCATCGAAGAAGCTAAAGAAGAACTGCAAGAAGTCGTAACCTTCCTCAAAAAACCCGAACGCTTCAACGCCATCGGCGCAAAAATTCCCAGAGGAGTTCTGTTAATCGGGCCTCCAGGAACCGGCAAAACAATGCTGGCAAAAGCCATTGCAGGCGAAGCAGCCGTCCCCTTCTTCAGCATCTCCGGTTCCGAATTTGTCGAAATGTTTGTCGGAGTTGGCGCCTCCCGCGTCCGCGACTTGTTCAAGAAAGCTAAAGAAAATTCGCCCTGCATCGTCTTCATCGACGAAATAGACGCCGTAGGAAGGCAGCGCGGCGCTGGTATCGGCG of Oscillatoria nigro-viridis PCC 7112 contains these proteins:
- a CDS encoding NADPH-dependent FMN reductase, with amino-acid sequence MVKIVGIGGSLRTGSYSQLALKVAAERAEALGAEVEIFDLRSLKLPFCDGENDYLDYPDVEKLRNAVKQADGLILATPEYHGSVSGALKNALDLMSFEHLDGKVAGAISVLGGQVNSNALNDLRTILRWVHAWVIPEQIAIGQAWKAFSPDGKLLDEKLSERFDEFARSLVKNTRKLRGIS